A genome region from Pseudanabaena sp. Chao 1811 includes the following:
- the pyrR gene encoding bifunctional pyr operon transcriptional regulator/uracil phosphoribosyltransferase PyrR produces the protein MPQSKIVEILSADELRRTINRLASQIVEASDDLANVVLLGVYTRGVPLSVAIAKQIHTLEGVLVPTGALDITFYRDDLDRIGLRTPSKTELPFDLNGKTVVLVDDVIYSGRTIGAALSAIHDYGRPKVVRLLVLVDRGHRELPIHPDYVGRTLPTSKDEQVKVFLSSAGDDRDGVELFKPIN, from the coding sequence GTGCCGCAATCTAAGATTGTCGAAATTTTATCTGCTGATGAGTTACGTCGGACGATCAATCGTCTTGCTTCCCAAATTGTTGAAGCTAGTGATGATTTAGCCAATGTTGTCTTGCTCGGTGTTTATACTCGCGGTGTACCTTTGAGTGTAGCGATCGCTAAGCAGATTCATACCCTTGAAGGTGTGCTAGTGCCAACGGGGGCGCTAGATATTACCTTTTATCGTGATGATCTTGATCGCATTGGCTTGCGGACACCAAGTAAAACTGAGCTTCCCTTTGACCTCAATGGTAAAACAGTGGTCTTAGTAGACGATGTGATCTATAGTGGGCGGACAATTGGGGCAGCGCTGAGTGCGATCCATGATTATGGTCGCCCTAAGGTGGTGAGGTTACTAGTCTTAGTTGATCGCGGTCATCGTGAGTTACCAATTCATCCTGATTATGTGGGGCGAACTTTGCCCACCTCTAAGGATGAACAGGTAAAAGTATTTTTAAGTTCCGCAGGTGATGATCGTGATGGCGTGGAGTTATTTAAACCTATAAACTAA
- a CDS encoding Uma2 family endonuclease has translation MTIATEKTKAKAKIWTDEEFMALPDRGDRYEIIDGELVTLGNSGMEHGNIGIFLGGLIEIFVRQHRLGVTCDSSTAFKMKGGNKRSPDISFVSKERLTGLKRLPQGFFDGAPDLVVEIISPGNTFEEIHTKIEEYFASGTRLLWIIHPDEQYVLVYHSPQPDRLLRGDDILDGEDVIPDFKVALNDLFRTLDF, from the coding sequence ATGACGATCGCCACAGAAAAAACTAAAGCTAAAGCCAAAATTTGGACTGATGAAGAGTTTATGGCTCTGCCCGATCGCGGCGATCGCTACGAAATTATTGATGGGGAGTTGGTAACTTTGGGTAACTCTGGCATGGAGCATGGGAATATCGGCATATTCCTTGGGGGCTTAATCGAAATTTTTGTCAGACAGCACCGTCTTGGTGTTACCTGCGACTCAAGTACCGCTTTTAAAATGAAAGGTGGTAACAAGCGATCGCCTGATATTTCCTTTGTAAGCAAAGAACGTCTAACGGGTCTGAAACGCTTACCTCAAGGATTTTTTGACGGTGCGCCAGATTTAGTTGTGGAAATTATTTCCCCCGGAAATACCTTTGAAGAAATCCATACCAAGATCGAAGAATATTTTGCCAGTGGAACACGATTGCTATGGATCATCCATCCCGATGAACAATATGTACTGGTTTACCATAGCCCCCAACCCGATCGCCTACTGCGCGGTGATGATATTTTGGATGGAGAAGACGTAATTCCCGATTTCAAGGTGGCTCTCAATGATTTATTTAGAACCCTAGATTTTTAA
- the trxA gene encoding thioredoxin, with the protein MSSAIAVTDASFEQDVLKSDIPVLVDFWAPWCGPCRMVAPVVEEVAAQYEGKIKVFKLNTDENPSVAGQYGIRSIPTLMLFKGGQRVDVVVGAVPKATLSTTIEKHLDS; encoded by the coding sequence ATGTCATCAGCGATCGCAGTCACAGATGCTAGCTTTGAGCAGGACGTACTTAAAAGTGACATCCCTGTTCTAGTAGATTTTTGGGCACCTTGGTGTGGACCATGCCGTATGGTTGCTCCTGTAGTGGAAGAAGTAGCTGCACAGTATGAAGGCAAAATCAAAGTTTTCAAACTTAATACCGATGAGAATCCTAGCGTAGCTGGACAATATGGCATTCGCAGTATTCCCACGCTCATGTTATTTAAGGGTGGTCAGCGCGTGGATGTGGTTGTAGGTGCTGTCCCTAAGGCAACACTATCTACCACTATTGAAAAGCATTTAGATAGTTAA
- a CDS encoding Uma2 family endonuclease: protein MITIPKSLEINTTTHVEKSRPIAEQRIWLENISWQTFERLLEDIGDRRSTLFHYLNGNLEIMSPMALHERSNRFIDDLIRVLSDELEIDLCKCGSLLMRIPELKIGAEPDSCYYIQNEPKVRNQEVITMGQDPPPDLVLEVDITNPSDRRLPIYAQLQVPEIWIYDGYSLEFLGLENGAYRQIEHSLSFPNLPAARVVEFVQKRFELGDRQALKEFRQWVSDNLKKS from the coding sequence ATGATTACCATCCCTAAGTCGCTTGAAATAAATACAACAACTCATGTTGAAAAATCTCGACCTATTGCCGAACAAAGGATCTGGCTAGAAAACATCAGTTGGCAAACCTTCGAGCGATTGCTGGAAGATATAGGCGATCGTCGCAGCACTTTATTTCATTACCTCAATGGAAACTTAGAAATTATGTCGCCAATGGCGCTACATGAGCGCAGTAATCGGTTTATTGATGATTTAATTCGGGTGCTGTCCGATGAGCTAGAGATAGATTTATGTAAATGCGGCTCATTATTGATGCGGATTCCTGAACTCAAGATTGGTGCAGAACCAGATTCTTGCTATTACATTCAAAATGAGCCAAAGGTTCGCAACCAAGAAGTAATTACGATGGGGCAAGATCCGCCCCCCGATCTGGTTTTAGAAGTTGATATTACTAATCCTAGCGATCGCCGTTTACCGATCTATGCTCAACTCCAAGTCCCTGAAATTTGGATCTACGACGGCTATAGCTTAGAGTTTCTAGGCTTAGAAAATGGAGCATATCGCCAAATAGAACATAGTCTGTCTTTTCCTAACTTACCTGCGGCGAGAGTAGTGGAGTTTGTACAGAAGCGATTTGAATTAGGCGATCGCCAAGCCCTCAAAGAATTTCGGCAATGGGTAAGCGATAACCTTAAAAAAAGCTAG
- a CDS encoding AmpG family muropeptide MFS transporter, whose translation MNTIAQFFRVFQSRKMAALLALGFASGLPYALTDDAFRAWLTSAKFDLSTIGWLGLVSLPYSLKFLWSPLIDRFVPPFLGRRRGWIALTQVGLVVAILAIALQMFTVDQLDVPNRSSALPILAFTALILAFLSATQDIAIDAYRTDVLRVQEVGAGVGIWVMGYRIALLFAGFIGFNLATRLSWKSSFSQFLSNYSFTSLSLSRFGWAWVYVLLAIVMSLGLIATIAAPEPPEVEARPASLDEAVVKPFQEFFQRLGVTKVLLILVFTIFYRFSDAMVGKMAVPFLKTLFDDGTIGTVRQGIGLVATIVGTLAGGAILSKIGVNRSLWVFGFLQAISNIGYYAISVVGKNDYVLLAAINVENFCGGLGTAGFLGFLMVLCNPSFSATQFALLSSLFAVGRDLLASPFSGESAQFIQRNIPSWDAINQIVWFAGSDGKGWALFFLLTLVLAIPGMMFLPFFAPWNGEFKKVDSLPMD comes from the coding sequence ATGAATACGATCGCCCAATTTTTTCGGGTTTTTCAGAGTCGCAAAATGGCGGCTCTTTTAGCATTAGGATTTGCATCGGGTTTACCCTATGCCCTAACCGATGATGCGTTCCGCGCATGGCTTACCAGTGCTAAGTTTGACCTCAGTACGATTGGTTGGCTAGGCTTAGTTTCACTGCCATATTCCCTCAAGTTTTTATGGTCTCCTTTAATCGATCGCTTTGTTCCGCCATTTTTAGGTAGGCGGCGAGGTTGGATTGCTTTAACTCAAGTTGGTTTAGTGGTCGCAATTTTAGCGATCGCTTTGCAAATGTTTACAGTTGACCAATTAGATGTACCCAACCGTAGTAGCGCTTTACCAATCTTGGCATTTACAGCCTTAATTCTTGCTTTTCTAAGTGCTACCCAAGATATTGCGATCGATGCTTATCGTACCGATGTCTTAAGAGTTCAGGAAGTAGGTGCAGGAGTAGGTATTTGGGTGATGGGATATCGAATAGCCCTACTATTTGCGGGATTTATTGGTTTTAATTTAGCGACTCGATTAAGTTGGAAATCTTCTTTTTCACAGTTTCTCTCTAACTATAGTTTTACAAGCTTAAGTCTCAGTAGATTTGGTTGGGCTTGGGTATATGTATTACTAGCCATTGTGATGAGCCTTGGGCTAATTGCCACTATCGCTGCACCTGAGCCGCCCGAAGTTGAGGCAAGACCAGCTTCTTTAGACGAAGCCGTAGTTAAGCCTTTTCAGGAGTTCTTTCAACGCTTAGGTGTGACCAAAGTATTGCTAATACTTGTGTTTACGATCTTCTATCGATTTAGCGATGCGATGGTTGGCAAAATGGCAGTTCCATTTTTAAAAACTTTGTTTGATGATGGCACGATTGGTACTGTGCGTCAGGGAATTGGATTAGTCGCCACGATTGTCGGAACTTTAGCAGGGGGCGCAATTTTAAGCAAAATTGGGGTCAATCGATCACTATGGGTATTTGGATTTCTGCAAGCGATTAGCAATATTGGCTATTATGCCATTTCCGTAGTTGGCAAAAATGATTATGTGTTACTTGCTGCGATTAACGTCGAGAATTTTTGTGGAGGACTCGGAACCGCAGGCTTTTTAGGCTTTTTAATGGTGTTGTGCAATCCTAGCTTTTCCGCAACTCAGTTTGCCTTACTATCAAGTTTGTTTGCCGTCGGGCGCGATCTCCTAGCTTCGCCATTTTCTGGAGAATCTGCCCAATTCATTCAGCGCAATATACCCTCATGGGATGCCATCAATCAAATCGTATGGTTCGCTGGCAGTGATGGCAAAGGTTGGGCGCTATTCTTCCTATTGACGCTGGTATTAGCAATTCCGGGGATGATGTTCTTACCATTCTTCGCACCTTGGAATGGAGAATTTAAGAAGGTAGATTCTTTACCAATGGATTAG
- a CDS encoding dihydrolipoamide acetyltransferase family protein yields the protein MIYEIFMPALSSTMTEGKITSWVKSPGDKVEKGETVVIVESDKADMDVESFYEGYLGVIITPEGESAPVGSAIAYVAETKEEIEEAKKKAAGQSAAPATNKPEEPPSKLVSAPTAASVASIPDVVVSSPRKSAPAASSGRQIVSPRAKRIAKDNGVDLTKIAGTGPNGRITAADVEAFLSPASAPAPVAAPAPAKVSAPAPAKAAAPVALGTAQSLTTLQKAVINNMNQSLSVPTFRVGYTITTDALDVLYKQVKSKGVTMTALLAKAVAVTLQKHPLVNASLSDRGIEYKSNINVAVAVAMDDGGLITPVLQNADQTDLYTLSRNWKGLVDRARAKQLQPDEYNSGTFTISNLGMFGVDRFDAILPPGTGAILAIGGSRPQVVATKDGAIKVASQMQVNLTADHRVIYGAHAAQFLQDLAKLIETNPQSLTL from the coding sequence ATGATTTACGAAATTTTCATGCCCGCGCTTAGCTCCACCATGACCGAAGGTAAAATCACCTCTTGGGTGAAATCCCCTGGCGATAAGGTGGAAAAAGGCGAAACTGTCGTGATCGTAGAGTCTGACAAAGCCGATATGGATGTCGAAAGCTTTTACGAAGGCTATCTCGGTGTAATCATTACCCCCGAAGGCGAATCTGCCCCCGTTGGATCGGCGATCGCCTATGTTGCAGAAACTAAAGAAGAAATTGAAGAAGCCAAGAAAAAAGCGGCTGGACAATCTGCTGCTCCTGCAACTAATAAGCCCGAAGAACCACCTTCCAAATTAGTATCTGCCCCCACAGCGGCATCTGTCGCTTCAATCCCTGATGTTGTTGTGTCCTCACCTCGCAAATCTGCCCCCGCAGCATCTTCTGGTCGTCAGATCGTATCCCCCAGAGCCAAGCGCATCGCCAAAGATAATGGTGTTGACCTCACCAAGATTGCAGGTACGGGGCCCAATGGTCGGATCACTGCTGCTGATGTTGAAGCCTTCCTAAGTCCTGCTTCTGCACCTGCGCCTGTTGCCGCACCCGCACCTGCGAAGGTATCAGCCCCTGCCCCTGCTAAAGCTGCGGCTCCTGTGGCTTTAGGTACTGCTCAGTCCTTAACGACTTTGCAGAAGGCTGTCATCAATAACATGAATCAGAGCCTCTCAGTGCCTACATTCCGCGTGGGCTACACGATTACTACTGATGCTCTGGATGTTCTCTATAAGCAAGTTAAGTCTAAGGGCGTGACCATGACTGCACTTTTGGCAAAGGCTGTAGCGGTAACTCTGCAAAAACATCCTTTGGTGAATGCAAGCCTCAGCGATCGCGGTATCGAGTACAAGAGCAATATTAATGTTGCCGTTGCGGTGGCGATGGATGACGGTGGTTTGATTACGCCTGTATTGCAAAATGCGGATCAAACAGATTTGTATACTCTCTCTCGCAATTGGAAAGGTTTAGTCGATCGCGCCCGTGCGAAGCAATTGCAACCCGATGAATACAACTCTGGCACATTCACGATTTCCAACTTGGGTATGTTTGGCGTGGATCGCTTTGATGCGATTTTGCCCCCCGGAACTGGTGCAATTTTAGCGATCGGTGGTTCTCGTCCTCAAGTTGTAGCAACTAAGGATGGTGCAATCAAGGTTGCTAGTCAAATGCAAGTCAATCTCACTGCTGATCACCGTGTGATCTATGGCGCTCATGCGGCACAGTTCTTACAAGATCTAGCCAAGTTGATTGAAACCAATCCTCAGTCTTTGACCTTGTAA
- a CDS encoding DUF3120 domain-containing protein, which translates to MFLNPDKVELEERTLARSTSTVQALPLTVKVTSAFPQYLSQYLLAAASLLQHWRVWFAALFLVSVPVFFEAPLVRYAPWLSLICTVGWLAIAKHLREEPKTKTWGSLVWGFSLTWLCGSLYWGWLRWEPAYHVPVEALALPWAIWATRQDTYRVGGWFYIGSLLGTAITDLYFYITHLFPHWQALMQVESDLRLAQPILKNALALVETPWGMTWACILAALLLVTGNRAMRSPQLGYWAFGGAVLGTIFVDLIFFIVAIIN; encoded by the coding sequence TTGTTTTTAAATCCTGACAAGGTTGAACTAGAGGAGCGCACCTTAGCACGTTCTACATCAACAGTTCAGGCTTTACCCTTAACTGTCAAGGTTACGTCCGCGTTTCCCCAATATTTATCACAATATTTGCTAGCTGCCGCCTCACTGTTACAGCATTGGCGCGTCTGGTTTGCTGCTCTATTTTTAGTATCCGTCCCCGTCTTTTTTGAAGCTCCCCTTGTGCGCTATGCCCCTTGGTTGAGCCTGATTTGTACTGTCGGTTGGCTAGCGATCGCTAAGCATCTCCGAGAAGAACCCAAAACCAAAACATGGGGCAGCTTAGTCTGGGGTTTTAGCCTCACTTGGTTATGTGGCTCCCTCTATTGGGGATGGCTACGCTGGGAACCTGCCTATCATGTGCCTGTCGAAGCTTTAGCTTTACCTTGGGCAATTTGGGCAACTCGCCAAGATACATACCGCGTTGGTGGTTGGTTTTATATCGGCTCATTGTTAGGAACAGCGATTACCGATCTTTACTTCTACATCACTCATCTTTTCCCCCATTGGCAAGCATTGATGCAGGTGGAGTCAGATCTTAGACTCGCTCAGCCAATTTTAAAAAATGCCTTAGCTCTTGTCGAAACTCCTTGGGGGATGACATGGGCTTGTATTCTTGCCGCATTGCTCTTAGTAACAGGTAATCGCGCCATGCGATCGCCGCAGCTTGGGTATTGGGCATTTGGTGGCGCAGTGCTGGGGACGATTTTTGTCGATTTAATCTTTTTCATTGTGGCGATCATCAACTAA